In Nerophis ophidion isolate RoL-2023_Sa linkage group LG02, RoL_Noph_v1.0, whole genome shotgun sequence, one DNA window encodes the following:
- the LOC133548244 gene encoding hatching enzyme 1.2-like, producing the protein MFAVITDSIEEDVSDLSVSELLERANSNRVRSTDEPLLIEGDIAIDGEAERNADPCTSRGCKWGKYTDGKVYIPYYITNHFSSREKSIIVRGLESFSSFSCIRFRPTRSSDRDWLSIESQNGCYSFVGRRGGKQVVSLARRGCLYHGTVQHELLHALGFNHEQTRSDRDNHIRVLLQNVQSGMEHNFRKIATLNQGTSYDYNSVMQYHKFAFSKNNQPTMLPYPNSNVAFGTAKEMSRADIARLNTLYQC; encoded by the exons atgtTTGCTGTGATAACAG ATAGCATTGAAGAAGATGTGAGCGACCTTTCTGTGTCCGAACTTCTGGAGCGAGCCAACAGTAATCGCG TCCGCTCTACTGATGAGCCACTCCTGATTGAGGGAGACATCGCCATCGACGGTGAGGCCGAGAGGAATGCTGACCCCTGTACCAGCCGTGGTTGCAAATGGGGCAAATACACCGATGGGAAGGTCTACATTCCTTATTACATCACCAATCACTTTT CCTCCCGTGAAAAGTCCATCATCGTCCGTGGACTGGAGTCCTTCTCCTCCTTTTCCTGTATCCGCTTCAGGCCCACCAGAAGCAGCGACCGTGACTGGCTCAGCATCGAATCCCAAAATgg ATGCTACTCATTTGTTGGCCGCCGCGGAGGTAAGCAGGTTGTGTCTCTGGCCCGCCGGGGATGCCTCTATCATGGCACTGTCCAGCACGAGTTGCTCCACGCCCTGGGATTCAATCATGAGCAGACCCGCTCTGACAGGGACAACCACATCAGAGTTCTTCTGCAGAATGTTCAATCTG GAATGGAGCACAACTTCAGAAAGATTGCTACACTCAACCAGGGCACTTCCTATGACTACAACTCTGTCATGCAATACCACAa GTTTGCCTTCTCCAAGAACAACCAGCCCACCATGCTTCCCTATCCTAATAGCAACGTGGCCTTTGGCACTGCCAAGGAAATGAGCCGCGCTGACATCGCCAGGCTCAACACCCTCTACCAGTGTT AG